tgatgatcataAAACTCTGTTTCTGAAAACATTAAATGAACAACGTCTGGAAGGGGAATTTTGTGATATTGCTATTGTGGTGGAAGACGTGAAGTTCAGGGCACATAGATGTGTGCTTGCTGCATGCAGTACCTACTTCAAAAAGCTTTTCAAGAAGCTGGAGGTGGATAGTTCATCTGTAATAGAGATAGATTTTCTTCGTTCTGACATATTTGAGGAAGTTTTGAACTACATGTATACTGCAAAGATTTCTGTGAAAAAAGAAGATGTCAACTTGATGATGTCATCAGGTCAGATTCTTGGTATACGATTTTTGGATAAACTTTGCTCTCAGAAGCGAGATGTATCCAgtcctgaagaaaacaacactcAAGCTAAAAACAAGTATTGCTTGAAAATAAATCGCCCCATTGGAGATTCCACTGACAATCAGGATGATGAAGTAGAAGAAATTGGAGATCAGGATGACAGTCCTTCTGATGACACAGTGGAAGGAACTCCCCCAAGTCAGGAGGATGGTAAGTCACCCACTACCACACTTAGGGTCCAAGAAGCAATCTTGAAGGAGTTGGGGAGTGAAGAAGTTCGAAAAGTAAATTGCTATGGCCAGGAAGTAGAATCTATGGACACTTCAGAATCAAAAGACTTAGGGTCCCAGACTCCTCAAGGTTTAACATTTAATGATGGCATAAGTGAAGTGAAAGATGAACAGACCCCAGGCTGGACA
This sequence is a window from Sminthopsis crassicaudata isolate SCR6 chromosome 1, ASM4859323v1, whole genome shotgun sequence. Protein-coding genes within it:
- the ZBTB14 gene encoding zinc finger and BTB domain-containing protein 14, which gives rise to MEFFISMSETIKYNDDDHKTLFLKTLNEQRLEGEFCDIAIVVEDVKFRAHRCVLAACSTYFKKLFKKLEVDSSSVIEIDFLRSDIFEEVLNYMYTAKISVKKEDVNLMMSSGQILGIRFLDKLCSQKRDVSSPEENNTQAKNKYCLKINRPIGDSTDNQDDEVEEIGDQDDSPSDDTVEGTPPSQEDGKSPTTTLRVQEAILKELGSEEVRKVNCYGQEVESMDTSESKDLGSQTPQGLTFNDGISEVKDEQTPGWTTATSDMKFEYLLYGHREQIACQACGKTFSDEARLRKHEKLHTADRPFVCEMCTKGFTTQAHLKEHLKIHTGYKPYSCEVCGKSFIRAPDLKKHERVHSNERPFACHMCDKAFKHKSHLKDHERRHRGEKPFVCSSCTKAFAKASDLKRHENNMHSERKQVPTSAIQSETEQLQAAAMAAEAEQQLETIACS